ATCCTAAACGCCCAATATCAATGGATagtcatgccttttgggctcAAGACAGCTCATTCTCAGTTCCAAAAAACAATGATAGAAATCTTTGGGTCTATCCTCTATTCCTCTCTAAtctacattgatgatattctctTATTCTCATAAACGGCTGAGGAACATCATCAACTCCTGAAACAATTCCTTGCTATCATCCAAAAGTACAGAATAAAGTTTTCAGagaaaaaaagtattattagCTAGCAAGAAATAGAGTTCTTTGGAATGCATTTTAAGGACGGCCAATATACGATGGTCCACACTTGACAAAAGAGCTTGATTACTTTCCATATGAGAATCTCTCTGTAAAGCAAATCCAGCAATTTCTCGGGATACTCAACTATGTCAGGGAAGCCATGCCACATCTATCCAGTTACACATGTCATCTTTCCAAAATGCTCAAAAGGAACCCTCCCCCTTGGGGAACAGAACAGACAACAATTGTTAAGAGACTAAAAGAATTGGCTCACAATCCTCCACCCCTTACCATTCCGTCTACAAGACATCTTATCCTACAGACTGACGCATCAGATCATGCATGAAGGGCAAttcttcttgaaaatctcaatAACAAGGAACAACTGTGTGAATATGCATCAGGACAATTTTCTCCATCAGAAAGGCATTAccattcaacatataaagagaTTCTGGTAGTCAAATATGGGATAAAAAAGTTTGAGTTCTTCTTGATCAGTCAACACTTCTTGGTCCGAATGGATAACTCTTCATTTCCAAAGATCCTCGAGTCCAATCAAAAGACCTTACCAGAACCGCAATTATTGAGATTAAAGTCATGGTTTAGCAGCTATGATTTTGAAGTCCAGCATGTAAAAGGAACAAGAAACCTCATCCCagatttcttatccagactATCAAAGCCACAACCAAAACCCCAACCTATTGTCCTCCTCACCTCAACAATTAATCTTCCAATAATCTTCATGGCCTCTCCATCTTCAAAAATCCCTCTGCAACCTCCATCACCACCAAATCTTCCTGCAAACCTCACAACAAAGCAAATCAACAATTTTGCCAAAAATATGATGTTTCATTATTTGGCAATCATCCAACAGACTTTCTCACTACCCATCCAacccaatttcttttatccagATTATCCTTGGTGCTTAATCTATCACCTTTCTCCTACCCATCCACAAATTGAAAGTGAACTATGGTTTCTATGGTGTCTTTCCACAGTTTGTTATCATGCTATAGAAGTGTCAGTCATGGACCTTCTATACTTCTTCAATATTGATACAAATGCAGGAACATATTCATGGAAATATCTCACTTGGTTCAAAACCCCATATCTATGGAAAaaggatctcctcaaaataattcataaaaataaattgttcacAGACAATGACTTCAAGGCTTCAGGAAATCATGCCATCTATATTCTTCACAAACCTTACTTTAAGCTCTCAGAAGATATCTATGCCACCCAAAACATCTGTCATTATTGAAAAACAATTGAAATGCCCTTGCATCTTGCTCCTCCGCCAATAACAAGGGAATTAAAGCTCACTCTATAATTGAGAAAGAAATGATTTAGGAAGGACCAATGTTTCTACACCACTTGTCTGCACTTACAATGGACCTGATAATCAATGGATTGAATACTCCATCACTGAACGATCCACTTTACCTATACTGCCGTCATCACTAGATGATCCAACTCTGATCACTGAACAACAAGATGCCATTATGCAAGATTCTTAGCCCCCGGATGATGATAGTGGTCCGTGGTAACTCATCCTTTTTGCTGGCAATAAAGACAATACAACACTTAATCTCTCTCCTCCATAATTcatgatataattaaaaggTGTAAAAAGATAAGATTCCTATCTTATCTTTTCCATCCTATTAtgtgtattattttttgtccTTTTAGGCATGTGATAGGATTTATCTTTATGTAAGTGTGTAATctcatcttttcttcttaGGAGGACACGTGTAAAAAATAAGATTCCCACCTTATCTTTTCTGTCTTATTGTAATAAGGCTCCTCTATATAAAGAGAAGTCTTGAGTAATGTAAGTAAGcagttttcttttatctatcaagaaataaaattctcCTTATGGCTTTCTAAACTCTTCATCTCTTCCTCTTGATCCTTTGGCTATGAACTATCAGTTTGCACGATATGTTCTTCTATGATTCAAAAGAACTAACTCGGCTATAAGAATCCAAAAGAGCACAAAGACCTCTCATGGCAAAGCTGCCTCTACTCggtcttagcttgaggatTTATCTTGCCTTGagtttagagtatgagaattATAGAATGAACAGCTTGGAGGGCACGACGGCGATGATACGTTAAAGTATACTTTCATCACCTCATTACCATATGAGATACAACCAAAAGTCAATAACATGATCGCCGCAATAAAAAAAGCCAAATTTCTCCAAGAGTAATGGAGGTTGCTGATGTAAAGGAAGGAACTATAGAAGACTGATCTTTTCTAAGGTCATGTTCAATTTGATCAATCTGCCTTTTGGgccttgtaatttctttttccttctggATGAAAGCTGGTGTAATCGGTTAGGGAACTCGAAGCTCTCTATCCAAGGCTTGATATTTGGCGGTTAAAGAGGAATATAGTTGGAGTACTTCTTGAGAGAAGGTATTCAACTTCTGGTTCAACTTGTGAGCCAAATGAAGAGCCCGATCTAATTTTCcatcaattttctttaaataagaGTTCTGGACTATGGAATTAGAAGTCTGCCAATTCAGTACTTCTTCTGGTGGAGTGAGAGGCTCTATGGATCATGATGGAGTAACCCTTGAGGGGAGGATCTCTGATCTTTTATTTACTGACTTCCCTAAAGGAGGGAAATCTTCAGGCTGAAACATGAAACAGTTTTGAATTGTCTGGGGTGTTTGGACTGCTCGCAAACCAGAGTAAATCTTTTGTTTGCAAGTAGTAGAAGGCTTCTGTCCAAAAACAATTTCCTTTTAAGCCAAAAGTATTTTCATCTCATCAAAGGTAATATCAAGGAcagtctttccttcttttgcaaGAAGTTCCAAAGCTTCCTTATACATAGGAAGAGGAGATTTATCCTgcttttttttctgttttttgtGGATGCCAATCCAAGGACCGTCTGGATCTCGGTCATCTTGATTGTAATGTTcttcaatatttttcttttgttaaattaCCGAGTCAACAACATCCATGTGGATAGTACTTAATAAGGTGACATGATGGCCGTTTTATATAAATTGGCCTACGACTTTCAATTTAGAGTAAATTAGACCTCATTTACAAGCTTAGGGCCACTCCTTGCCTCTATGAATGAGATAGAAAGTTGAATGGCTAAAAGGAAATTCATTTGCAAGAGGGATAGACATTAACCGATAGTggcaaaaattagaaaacaaaaaagtatATCTctgtcaattttattaatctaatttataaaaattttagggTCATCAGTTTTACTCCattatgtaaatttaaataaatactagTTTTTACTATAAAATGATGCCCACATTAGTCTGAAATTTTGTGTTgcacaaataaatttaattttaactattttaaaaaatagacctataatttctattaattttttaatataaaatatattttctatttctattttattgaaaaatcaaaattaacaaGCCATTTCCAATAGCTACCATCAATTTTAccagttttaattaaaacttgaatcttaaattataaatctatatgttaaaatattgaaattagaTAACTTTAACTCCGACCTACAAGTTTGAGGGTGTATTTGATCCATTGTGCAATGATATTTAGGAACATTAATGAGAAGCACTCTTAAAAACTCAGGAACTTGGGTAAAATGTACCCAATTTTATAGAGAAATCAATTTACAAAAATTGGATCAATGatgtgatttttcttttttcatgaaAGTAAAGTGTAAAAAAGACTGCAAGTGACTAAGAAAAGACTAGGTCtcagtttttaatattttggaGAGTTTCCTAGAATACCATTCCGATAGGCGCCTCATCTTGTGGGAGAGTTCTTTATTTCCGGCAAAATAAGATTGGGCATTTTCCATCATCACATGTATGTCATGCTTCACTGCTTCTAAAGTCCGGTAATAGTTGTTTTCTAGCCTTGATCGGATTATTTCAGGATAGAAAGGAACTGGATACCTGCAAGAGCCCAGATAGTTAAATATCATTCACTACCTCATCTTCACTAGAGAATTTAAGGCTATCAGTTCACAAAGGACGAGTTGTAAATGCTATCAGACTATCCCACTGAACCTACCCATACAAACTGTATATCCTATTGCGAAAACCTACAGTAAGGCATGTCATATTGCATTATACTTTTACTGTAAATCACTAGTTTCTAAGAGAGTGGATATTCACTGACCGTTCTGAGGAACTACTATTACAGGCTGGTTTCTTCATAATAACTACAGTTATATTATCATAACCagagaaaaaggagagaaTTAGAATTAGAGGAAGTCACAGAACATAAATACTTGTTAAAGAAATCCGGCTTTTGGGAAGTTTCATTCAATTTCTGAATTCCATGAGAGTCCTGCAATACATAGAGAAGAACATGTTAGAACCGCGAGGAAAGTCCTTTCACACTATTGTACGTTACTAATATCAACTGAACTAAAACTTTAGATGCAAAAGtctgataaaattttaacataaaGTGAAACGAGAGAAAAACACCTTTTTTCTGCTTACTGACTCTTCTAATTTATCAAAAGCAGACAGTAGTTTATCTCGGATCTCTGAATCAATATGAGGGTGCTCCCATGGCATGTCAGGATCATGCAGTTCCCAAGGACTGTGTAGATTTTCTTCATCTGGATCAGTCTCATATTGAACCCTGTATCTCTCCCAAGGACTATCAGGATACTCCTCAGACTTTGCCTTTGAAGAAACAATTCTACCGTCCCACCAACTACCATCTTCCCCATTCGCATTCCTCCACCACACCTGGCATTTATCCCCACGGGTccaatttctatttatagcagCATCATACCATGCTTTCTCAACAACAAAATCAGGAAAATCTGTTAGTTCAAGGAGAGTCAACTCAAACCCTTCACCAAATACACCAGATGAAGGATCTATAAATCTGAGCATGATTTTGCAGCAGCTATCCCCACCAGGACCACAGCcatatttaattctttcaacCCTGCAAGTTTCCACAGGATTCACATATCGCCTACTTGAACTCCAAGGACCTGATTCTTCTGAACGAACTGATTCAATATACTCTAGATGGCCCTGAAACAACCACAAGCCAGGAATTAATAGTAAAGTGGAAATCTTTTTAATACTAATCTCAATGCTGAGGATTCAAAgcggaaaaaataataactctTGAATCAAGACAAATTATTAAGTACCTGTCTCAAATACACAACTTCATCACCTAGCTGAGGAATATAACGATATCCACCCTCATGTTTTGACAAAATAAGCCATGACAACTTCCTTATAGGGTGACTTGGTTTAATCGAAATTGGATATCTTGTGTCATTATTACCTAGCCTGTTTCTAGCAGATCTTGATCTTACAGTCATTCTTGAGTTCGGCATCCTTTCTTCAGGTAGGAGCTGAATATCATAATCTTTTGATGTCTCGATAAAATCTTGATTCACTTTCAACCTCAAGTTAAGGTTCATATAGTGTGGCTCCCTTGAAGTTGCTTTCATTTTCATTGATCTTGTTCTACGCATCGCATTCGAAGCATTTTCTTCCACAGAGTAATCCCAATCTTCTAAATCATCCTTGGTCTTATGTGACTGTTCCTTTATATGATCATATAAGGATATTGATCTACTGGAATCTTCACCCTTTCCCTGTGCTCCGAAAGGTAGATTTTGCTCTTGGTAAGAGGGATCTTTACAAATTATATCAACTGCATCTGGTTGTAAATCATTCACTTCTCTCATAAACCTGGGTTTGGagggttgttttatttttaatcttatctTTGGAGGGGGATTATCTTTCAACGCCTGACAATGGCTTGTGCTAGCAAATTCATTTTCTTCCAGTAAATCAAAATCTCTGCATTTAACAGATTCAGACCAGTTGTTTTCTCCCACATTAGGGATTCTATTATAAGTGACTGCAGAAGCACCAGATTTTGATTGGAGATCACCTAATGATGATGACACAAATGCCAAAGATCTCTGTTTTACACCAGAAGGAACATGCTCTTCAATTTTTCCACCATCTTGAACCACTTCAAAGCGGCCTTTATCCCTGCAAGGGAACAAGCGTCCACTTATACGGATATAtgaatatgtatataaatagatGGATGGGTGGATAATTAGATGATAATTTAGGTTTAACATACACATTATCACCAATCCTGCTTTCCTCAAGGGCATCATAACTAGCACCGAATCCAACAGATGAATCGCCTGGCAGCACATCTAACCTTGAACGCTTGGATGTGCAGTCATTGACCTCTCCCCATCTGATTTTGCTTCTGTTGTCACCGGGAGATCCCTCTATGCCATCCTCAACCTTTTCAGGGTGTCCTACACCTCTAAAAAGTCTACTGCGGTTTTGGCACACATCCACAGCAAACGCATCTGAGGAAGATGACACTAGATCTTTAGAGCTTAAGCTAATCCCAGTTTCTGGTGATGGAGTCATATGACCAATTTGTCTCCCAACATTAACTACACTATCTTCTGGAGACACAGGCTTCTTAGAATTGCACAAAGAGAGTTTTAcaattaatttcttcttaCATCCAGCGTTTGATTGGGAATCAAGGTCTTGAGGGGGCTTATCTATATCCTCTGTCTCTAGTAATAcaagcttttcttttgtatatttatcttgCATATCCTGTAAGTCTCTATCAGTTATGTTGCTTTGGATGTTTGAACCTAGCAATCCTGATTCACTGCTAGATGTATCATCCTCCAAGTCATCATCATCTCCATCTGTAGATGTTCCTGTCATTTTGGAGAACATAGTTAGAGCATTGCGTGCCGCTACACGCTGAGGTCTAGATGATGTTGCCTTGGAAGACTTCCTCTTGGAGACTTTTCGGCcactttttaatttcttagcTCCATTACTCCCAGGTGTTGATTCATCACGCTCATTCAAATTCCTCTTCCTAACACGCCTCCCAAAGGACTCAGTCTGAAAGAGACAACACTAAATCAATTTaagtattcttttttttccccttaaaagaaaggaagcaaAAGTGAAACATTGATATAGGTGAACCACTACTTACGTTGGTTTtgtgttttcttcttcttgaccTGGGAAGACCATCTTTCGGACTATGTTCAATGTCACTGTCCTCTGTACTACACTCTGGATCGCTGGCAGAGCTGCAACACAAACTACCATGCTCTTCACTGTTGCATTCTTCTGTGACATTATACTCCGAATCATTATCATCACTTATGACTTCGATTTCTGGTTCCCAGTGAATGGCATCTATGAACTCTGGTAGTGATTCAATCATTCTATCCAAGTCTTCCAAAGGAGGCATTTGATAATCAAGGCCTAAACTGAAATCTGGACCGACAGCAAATTTTATGGATGGAGGATGCCACTCTATACTTAATGCACCAAGTCTACGCTTCTGGAACATAGTCTGATAAGGTTCTGGG
The Ricinus communis isolate WT05 ecotype wild-type chromosome 1, ASM1957865v1, whole genome shotgun sequence DNA segment above includes these coding regions:
- the LOC8267348 gene encoding bromodomain and WD repeat-containing protein 3 isoform X3 produces the protein MLSIVVLSCAIFDRSGRYVITGSDDRLVKIWSMETAFCLASCRGHEGDITDLAVSSNNALVASASNDFVIRVWRLPDGLPISVLRGHTGAVTAIAFSPRPNSVYQLLSSSDDGSCRIWDARYSQCSPRIYAPRPADAVVGKNKGPSSNGPSSSNGPHNYQILCCAYNANGTVFVTGSSDTYARVWSACKSSTDESDQPIYEIDVLSGHENDVNYVQFSGCAVASRSSFSDALKEDNIPKFKNSWFCHDKIVTCSRDGSAIIWTPTSRNSHGKSLQWGRSYHLKVPPPPLPPQPPRGGPRQRILPTPRGVNMIVWSLDNRFVLAAIMDCRICVWNASDGNLVHSLTGHTASSYVLDVHPFDPRIAMSAGYDGRTIVWDIWEGIPVRIYEIGLGRFKLVDGKFSPDGTSIVLSDDVGQIHLLNTGQGECQKDAKYDQFFLGDYRPLIRDSAGNVLDQETQLPPYRRNVQDPLCDSSMVPYPEPYQTMFQKRRLGALSIEWHPPSIKFAVGPDFSLGLDYQMPPLEDLDRMIESLPEFIDAIHWEPEIEVISDDNDSEYNVTEECNSEEHGSLCCSSASDPECSTEDSDIEHSPKDGLPRSRRRKHKTNTESFGRRVRKRNLNERDESTPGSNGAKKLKSGRKVSKRKSSKATSSRPQRVAARNALTMFSKMTGTSTDGDDDDLEDDTSSSESGLLGSNIQSNITDRDLQDMQDKYTKEKLVLLETEDIDKPPQDLDSQSNAGCKKKLIVKLSLCNSKKPVSPEDSVVNVGRQIGHMTPSPETGISLSSKDLVSSSSDAFAVDVCQNRSRLFRGVGHPEKVEDGIEGSPGDNRSKIRWGEVNDCTSKRSRLDVLPGDSSVGFGASYDALEESRIGDNVDKGRFEVVQDGGKIEEHVPSGVKQRSLAFVSSSLGDLQSKSGASAVTYNRIPNVGENNWSESVKCRDFDLLEENEFASTSHCQALKDNPPPKIRLKIKQPSKPRFMREVNDLQPDAVDIICKDPSYQEQNLPFGAQGKGEDSSRSISLYDHIKEQSHKTKDDLEDWDYSVEENASNAMRRTRSMKMKATSREPHYMNLNLRLKVNQDFIETSKDYDIQLLPEERMPNSRMTVRSRSARNRLGNNDTRYPISIKPSHPIRKLSWLILSKHEGGYRYIPQLGDEVVYLRQGHLEYIESVRSEESGPWSSSRRYVNPVETCRVERIKYGCGPGGDSCCKIMLRFIDPSSGVFGEGFELTLLELTDFPDFVVEKAWYDAAINRNWTRGDKCQVWWRNANGEDGSWWDGRIVSSKAKSEEYPDSPWERYRVQYETDPDEENLHSPWELHDPDMPWEHPHIDSEIRDKLLSAFDKLEESVSRKKDSHGIQKLNETSQKPDFFNKYPVPFYPEIIRSRLENNYYRTLEAVKHDIHVMMENAQSYFAGNKELSHKMRRLSEWYSRKLSKILKTET
- the LOC8267348 gene encoding bromodomain and WD repeat-containing protein 1 isoform X1; the encoded protein is MDLRMCSSISKAPLSSSNNMVEKAVEKKKKHDFDVDLREVYFLILSFLSSGPCQRTADLFWNELLEHELLPRRYHAWFSRSGVCSGNDNDDGVSLPLNYNKLVERYPHIEKDHLIKLLKQLLLHADSPVDGNNEEYTPNAAKVPTLLGSGSFSLLDSDRNMGEQVKRLPVHLRWPHMQAHQVHGLGLREIGGGFAKHQRAPSFRCTCYAIAKPSTMVPKMQNIKKLRGHRDAVYCAIFDRSGRYVITGSDDRLVKIWSMETAFCLASCRGHEGDITDLAVSSNNALVASASNDFVIRVWRLPDGLPISVLRGHTGAVTAIAFSPRPNSVYQLLSSSDDGSCRIWDARYSQCSPRIYAPRPADAVVGKNKGPSSNGPSSSNGPHNYQILCCAYNANGTVFVTGSSDTYARVWSACKSSTDESDQPIYEIDVLSGHENDVNYVQFSGCAVASRSSFSDALKEDNIPKFKNSWFCHDKIVTCSRDGSAIIWTPTSRNSHGKSLQWGRSYHLKVPPPPLPPQPPRGGPRQRILPTPRGVNMIVWSLDNRFVLAAIMDCRICVWNASDGNLVHSLTGHTASSYVLDVHPFDPRIAMSAGYDGRTIVWDIWEGIPVRIYEIGLGRFKLVDGKFSPDGTSIVLSDDVGQIHLLNTGQGECQKDAKYDQFFLGDYRPLIRDSAGNVLDQETQLPPYRRNVQDPLCDSSMVPYPEPYQTMFQKRRLGALSIEWHPPSIKFAVGPDFSLGLDYQMPPLEDLDRMIESLPEFIDAIHWEPEIEVISDDNDSEYNVTEECNSEEHGSLCCSSASDPECSTEDSDIEHSPKDGLPRSRRRKHKTNTESFGRRVRKRNLNERDESTPGSNGAKKLKSGRKVSKRKSSKATSSRPQRVAARNALTMFSKMTGTSTDGDDDDLEDDTSSSESGLLGSNIQSNITDRDLQDMQDKYTKEKLVLLETEDIDKPPQDLDSQSNAGCKKKLIVKLSLCNSKKPVSPEDSVVNVGRQIGHMTPSPETGISLSSKDLVSSSSDAFAVDVCQNRSRLFRGVGHPEKVEDGIEGSPGDNRSKIRWGEVNDCTSKRSRLDVLPGDSSVGFGASYDALEESRIGDNVDKGRFEVVQDGGKIEEHVPSGVKQRSLAFVSSSLGDLQSKSGASAVTYNRIPNVGENNWSESVKCRDFDLLEENEFASTSHCQALKDNPPPKIRLKIKQPSKPRFMREVNDLQPDAVDIICKDPSYQEQNLPFGAQGKGEDSSRSISLYDHIKEQSHKTKDDLEDWDYSVEENASNAMRRTRSMKMKATSREPHYMNLNLRLKVNQDFIETSKDYDIQLLPEERMPNSRMTVRSRSARNRLGNNDTRYPISIKPSHPIRKLSWLILSKHEGGYRYIPQLGDEVVYLRQGHLEYIESVRSEESGPWSSSRRYVNPVETCRVERIKYGCGPGGDSCCKIMLRFIDPSSGVFGEGFELTLLELTDFPDFVVEKAWYDAAINRNWTRGDKCQVWWRNANGEDGSWWDGRIVSSKAKSEEYPDSPWERYRVQYETDPDEENLHSPWELHDPDMPWEHPHIDSEIRDKLLSAFDKLEESVSRKKDSHGIQKLNETSQKPDFFNKYPVPFYPEIIRSRLENNYYRTLEAVKHDIHVMMENAQSYFAGNKELSHKMRRLSEWYSRKLSKILKTET
- the LOC8267348 gene encoding bromodomain and WD repeat-containing protein 1 isoform X2; translated protein: MGEQVKRLPVHLRWPHMQAHQVHGLGLREIGGGFAKHQRAPSFRCTCYAIAKPSTMVPKMQNIKKLRGHRDAVYCAIFDRSGRYVITGSDDRLVKIWSMETAFCLASCRGHEGDITDLAVSSNNALVASASNDFVIRVWRLPDGLPISVLRGHTGAVTAIAFSPRPNSVYQLLSSSDDGSCRIWDARYSQCSPRIYAPRPADAVVGKNKGPSSNGPSSSNGPHNYQILCCAYNANGTVFVTGSSDTYARVWSACKSSTDESDQPIYEIDVLSGHENDVNYVQFSGCAVASRSSFSDALKEDNIPKFKNSWFCHDKIVTCSRDGSAIIWTPTSRNSHGKSLQWGRSYHLKVPPPPLPPQPPRGGPRQRILPTPRGVNMIVWSLDNRFVLAAIMDCRICVWNASDGNLVHSLTGHTASSYVLDVHPFDPRIAMSAGYDGRTIVWDIWEGIPVRIYEIGLGRFKLVDGKFSPDGTSIVLSDDVGQIHLLNTGQGECQKDAKYDQFFLGDYRPLIRDSAGNVLDQETQLPPYRRNVQDPLCDSSMVPYPEPYQTMFQKRRLGALSIEWHPPSIKFAVGPDFSLGLDYQMPPLEDLDRMIESLPEFIDAIHWEPEIEVISDDNDSEYNVTEECNSEEHGSLCCSSASDPECSTEDSDIEHSPKDGLPRSRRRKHKTNTESFGRRVRKRNLNERDESTPGSNGAKKLKSGRKVSKRKSSKATSSRPQRVAARNALTMFSKMTGTSTDGDDDDLEDDTSSSESGLLGSNIQSNITDRDLQDMQDKYTKEKLVLLETEDIDKPPQDLDSQSNAGCKKKLIVKLSLCNSKKPVSPEDSVVNVGRQIGHMTPSPETGISLSSKDLVSSSSDAFAVDVCQNRSRLFRGVGHPEKVEDGIEGSPGDNRSKIRWGEVNDCTSKRSRLDVLPGDSSVGFGASYDALEESRIGDNVDKGRFEVVQDGGKIEEHVPSGVKQRSLAFVSSSLGDLQSKSGASAVTYNRIPNVGENNWSESVKCRDFDLLEENEFASTSHCQALKDNPPPKIRLKIKQPSKPRFMREVNDLQPDAVDIICKDPSYQEQNLPFGAQGKGEDSSRSISLYDHIKEQSHKTKDDLEDWDYSVEENASNAMRRTRSMKMKATSREPHYMNLNLRLKVNQDFIETSKDYDIQLLPEERMPNSRMTVRSRSARNRLGNNDTRYPISIKPSHPIRKLSWLILSKHEGGYRYIPQLGDEVVYLRQGHLEYIESVRSEESGPWSSSRRYVNPVETCRVERIKYGCGPGGDSCCKIMLRFIDPSSGVFGEGFELTLLELTDFPDFVVEKAWYDAAINRNWTRGDKCQVWWRNANGEDGSWWDGRIVSSKAKSEEYPDSPWERYRVQYETDPDEENLHSPWELHDPDMPWEHPHIDSEIRDKLLSAFDKLEESVSRKKDSHGIQKLNETSQKPDFFNKYPVPFYPEIIRSRLENNYYRTLEAVKHDIHVMMENAQSYFAGNKELSHKMRRLSEWYSRKLSKILKTET